The genomic region GAAGAACAAGATCACACGAAAGGGATGGGATGTGTGGGTCGATAGGAAGGCATGGGCGATTACTTGTCGTGCTTGAGCATCTCGTGGAAGCACTGCAAGTGCATGGTGTGGCCGCATCGCAGCACCGACGCCTCCCTCAGGGAGTCGAACAGGTACTCGTAGCAGATCGGGCAGTTGTTCTTCATCGAGTCCTCGATGCAGACATGCTTATCCCGGAGGGTCACCGAGTAGCACGATCCTGCGGCGGCGGTACCCGGCGGATTGAGATACATATATGGTTGGAATCGGAGTGAATCGGAGTGATTCGGACTGTGTCATGGAAGGAATAAGGATCATGCTTGCTTACCGCACTTGTGGCAGTGAAAGAAGTTGTCCTTGCCTCCAACTCTGTTGGAAAAGATGCATGTATCACAGTTTCAGTTAGTCAGCTCGGCATCTTGAACTTTCAGGGCGATGTGTCAAAGTACAACAACTGAATGAAAGTGAAGACTCATTTGTGAATTTTGTACAATGTTGCATAATTTGGCCTGGTTTCATGTGCTCTCAGTCTCTCAATTAAGCATCAGTTCGGAAGATATGATAGGAGTAGCTACCTGCAGATGCCGCAGTCTTTGCAGTGGTATTGCTCCTTGTCGACCTGCACAGCAGCAGCAAGATCCCATCAACAACAACCCAATcaccaccaaatccaaatccaaatcCAGCACAGGCACAGGGACAGGGATCTCAATTCTCACATCGTCGTCGAAGAATTTGCACGCCCGGCAGAAGTACTCCCCCATGCACACGCCGCAGTTGCTGCACACCTGCGCGACCTGATGATCACCACCAGTGCCAAACTGTTAGTGTTATACCCAAACTCTGAAACTAGACTATTAGCAGCACAAGAAAGAAGAAAGTGGGGAATCGCCGTCAGATGCTAACCGGCTGCTCGGTGTCACAGACGAGACATATAACCTACGGAAAAAGGAAATGTTGTTTTGTTAGCGAGAAAGCTGAAGGTGAAGTCAAGAAACAAGATTTCCGGGCACTGGGAACATAATAGATAGTATGAGAAATGAAGAGGAGGAAGCAGTGAGAGAAGTGCGCACCGATTCAACTGCGTGGCGGTCGAGCTCGTGCCCGTCTTTCTAAGCCCGATCCAAGAAGAACAAGATGCAGTTGGAAAGACAGAGATTATCCAAAGAACGAAAGAAATGTGAGCATCATCAACCCAAGCAGACCAGAGAAGAGAGCAAGGAGAAGAGAggaagagcagagcagagcagagaccGTGGAGTCGTTGTGGCAATGGCGGCAGTGGAAGACGTCGTTGCAGCAGGGCGCCCGGATCCTGCACCGCCTCCTATAGTGCTTGCACCTGCGACCACACACCCCGAGGTCAGCTACTGCTCCAGCCAAGGATAGTAGTACAGACAAGTAGCAGGGGCGAAAGGAGAGGCGGACGGACCCGAAGCCCATCTTGGCGAACCCGTGGCGAGCGGCGTCGAGCTCCATCTCCATATCCATTGGCGAGATTGCTGTTCTTGTCCGGGctcgacggaggcggcggcggcggcggcggcggcttcggatcTGGCTTCTGCTCTGCTTCTAGCCTTCTACTGCCGTTGCTGCCTGTTGCCGCGCTCGCTTAGGAGGGCGAGGAGAGCATTTTTATACTGTCACTGCAGTCTAGCGTGCCTGCCTacccctctcttctcttcttcctctacaGTTGTAGTATGACTGAAGAAGTATAGTTTCCGGAGCGCAGAGGATCTACATGGATAGACCTACTGCCATTTCTTTAACTTATCAAGAATTCAAGATCCAGGAGGGGAGCCTTTGCGCATCTTTCTTTCTCCCTCTTGTTTATACTCGTAAGCAATTATCAACAGCGTTGCTTTTTGTTACGGGAAGGAGGTGGTGGCGTGCGGGCGGGCCAAAGATGGAAGCTCCGAAAGCACTCGGGATGGGATGACGATTCTTTACTCCTCCGGCGGGTCACTGCGTTCTAACTCCACTGCGCACGCGTCAGCCCATCACTCTGAATTACACTCTATCGTCACCGCTCACCGGAGGCGCGCGGAAGAAGACCTCTGACCCGGACGGCTTCCCGTGAAAGCCCCGAATCCTCTGAATGTACGTACAGTATATCTCATCAGTTTGACTGACGCCGGGGGCAGATCCCCAAGCATAAATGTACGTTGGTTTGTTGATCGGTCCTGTCAAGGTCGACCTGACGCCCCTTCTTCCCTGTTTCTTTACCAGGCAGGATCGGGATGGCGCAGCTGCAGGCAGCACTGGGCAGTAGAGTATTTCATTCATGTGGATGTGGATCATGAAGCCGAGATTTTTCATACTCATTCATTTCGCCGCCGATCGCTCCATCATGATCGGTGTACAGAACATGATTTCTTTTCTTTGGTCGATCGGATCGCCTTGCTGCCCTGCCTGCTCGCGTATACGAGTACTAATAATTGGACTGATGACGCTGGGTTGTGTAAGTGTAACCGTAGTAGTGGCGCGCACGAGTCGCCCGGGGATCTCGTGACTGACTGACATCACGTGGGCTAGCATGGCGGCTTGGAATCGTCATCCACTGCAAGTTGCCCGCCGGCCATGCACAGACACGACCAGCTCTGCTCTGGGACCGAGATCGGTCTGGGGCTCGCGCGCACTCACTTGTCACAAGAGCATCGCTGCCGATACTGCCTTATTTTTAATCGTCGTGCGGACGTGCACACATAGACGGCGATTCTTACCAAGACACACGCACGCACTTTGACTCCGTAGCGGTTCCCATCAAGCCTCGATGCTTTCATGTCGGCCCCTCCGGACTCCCTGCAGCACTGTAGTTTTTTTTTTATCGAATACGCTAAGGtagcgtatcattgcattgataggagGGTTAGAACAAGTACAAGGAAGGGGCCATAGTCTCGTACACACGAATGGCAAGGCTATGGACCCGGAGGAAGCAGAAGACATGGGGATGCTCAGCCCCAAGGGACTACATGATAAAGTTACAAGATTGCGCGCAGCCATCCCTCGAGCTCCTGCCGCGGCCCAGGAGCGAGCTTCGTCTTTGATTGCCGCAATGAGTGTGGCAGATGAAGGGGCCACTTTGTCGAAGATGATCGCGTTCCGGTGCCGTCATAGCGACCAAGCCGTGAGTGATGCAATGGTGGCCAGGCCTCGACGCCGAGAGGTCGGGGTGAGCAGCATGGCAGCAGAAAGCCAAGCAAAGTAGCTTGTAGAGCCGTCGGGGGTAACGGTTGCTGGGGAGCACCATGATAGGATCTCGTGCCAAGTGATCCACCATGACAGGATCGCCGTCGCCGCCTGTCTACCTCCTCCACGGAGCTCCCCCTCGTCGCGACGCTCCAGACGTCGTTGCCCCGATcctgcgccgccccgcgccctcgTTGCCGTGCGCCGTCGTCGGCACCAACCCTGTCGACGGATCGCCTTCGCCGCCAACCCCGTCGCCGGTCCGCCCCAACAGTCGCCTCCTCGCGTCCCCGTCTCCCCCTCAACGGCCCAccacgagcctcgccgcccccgtACCCCTGCAACGCCCGTGAGCAGCTGCCTTCTCCCTCCCCTCTGCCCTCCGCACTCGCCGCCCTTCTCCATCCACCGTGGCCGCGCCTCGACGCTGCTGCTCTCCCCTGCTCCGCGCCACCGCACCATCCGCAGCCTCCAATGCGCCCGCGCGCGCCCGCCGTACACCGANNNNNNNNNNNNNNNNNNNNNNNNNNNNNNNNNNNNNNNNNNNNNNNNNNNNNNNNNNNNNNNNNNNNNNNNNNNNNNNNNNNNNNNNNNNNNNNNNNNNNNNNNNNNNNNNNNNNNNNNNNNNNNNNNNNNNNNNNNNNNNNNNNNNNNNNNNNNNNNNNNNNNNNNNNNNNNNNNNNNNNNNNNNNNNNNNNNNNNNNNNNNNNNNNNNNNNNNNNNNNNNNNNNNNNNNNNNNNNNNNNNNNNNNNNNNNNNNNNNNNNNNNNNNNNNNNNNNNNNNNNNNNNNNNNNNNNNNNNNNNNNNNNNNNNNNNNNNNNNNNNNNNNNNNNNNNNNNNNNNNNNNNNNNNNNNNNNNNNNNNNNNNNNNNNNNNNNNNNNNNNNNNNNNNNNNNNNNNNNNNNNNNNNNNNNNNNNNNNNNNNNNNNNNNNNNNNNNNNNNNNNNNNNNNNNNNNNNNNNNNNNNNNNNNNNNNNNNNNNNNNNNNNNNNNNNNNNNNNNNNNNNNNNNNNNNNNNNNNNNNNNNNNNNNNNNNNNNNNNNNNNNNNNNNNNNNNNNNNNNNNNNNNNNNNNNNNNNNNNNNNNNNNNNNNNNNNNNNNNNNNNCTCCGGTCTCCTCCACCCCGCCTTGCCCGCTCGCCTCGCGCCTCCTGCTTTCCCGCGCCCCGCCTCACCTCCGATGCCGCCCGCCGGCGCCACGCCATCGCCGGCGTTCGTCCTCACCAGCCACCTCGCCGTGCGACTCCGGCCCGTAGCCGTGGCCGTCGCCCTCCCTGGGGCCTCGGGCACGAGCGCCCGCATCCGGCGCCCGCCCCGTTAACCGCCGCCTGAACCCACTATGGCCCCTGTGCCTATGGCACATGGGGCCCGCCCCTGAGAACGtttaataatattattattattattaaaaattaaaagaattaattaattaaaataaataacatcaataattaattaattaattaaagaattaattaacttaattaatcttgtctaattaaactaaacaattaattaagctaattaatcataattaggtTAACCAAATAACTAACTgaactaattaaactgttagttaattaactaattaatcagtcaatgacagtggggcccacccctaattaatcctgtTTAGTTTAGCTAAAACTAGATAATTAAAAAGTatcactgacaagtgggacccacacgtcaggttgaccagtcaacctctgttgactgttgatgtcatgctaacgtcatgatgacgtcagcaaacactattctggataatgttgaatttaaataattaaataaatcctaaaatattttaaatcttttaaaatcaatataaaataaaccgtagctcggatctaaaaactttatacatgaaagttgctcagaatgacgagacggaCCCGAATACGCTACCTACATACATGTcggatgcctctaactatctgaacatggaacattcccccttcggtcatctgtctgacacaggtccggaaccgggaaaacattccccccttcacctatatcgtgtagccatacgttaggtcacacccggcacatcttattgccatgttatgctttgtggtgctatgtttgctttatatttactgtttcttccccctcttctctctagtagaccccgagaccgatgctaccCTTGTGATCGACCCAAGAGCCAAGGCCCGGCAATGGAGGTACGGAGCTGCTGAAGCTcgttgaggaagtcctggattagggggtgtccggatagccggactataccttcggccggactcctggactatgaagatacaagattgaagacttcgtcccgtgtccggaagggacttcccttggcgtggaaggcaagcttggcgatacggatatgtagatctcctaccattgtaaccgactctatgtaaccctagccctctccggtgtctatataaaccggagggttttagtccgtaggacgaacaacaatcataccatatgctagcttctagggtttagcctccttgatctcgtggtagatctactcttgtactacccatatcatcaatattaatcaagcaggagtacggttttacctccatcgagagggcccgaacctgggtaaaaacatcgtgtcccttgtctcctgttaccatccgcctagatgcacagttcgggacccctacccgagatccgccggttttgacaccgacattggtgctttcattgagagttcctctgtgtcgtcacttttaggcccgatggcttctccgataaTCAAcagcgatgcaatccagggtgagacctttctccccagccagatcttcgtattcggcggctttgcaccgcgggccaattcgcttggtcatctggagcagatcgaaagctacgcccctggccatcaggtcagatttggaagtttgagctacacgaccgacctccgcggagacttgatctttgacggattcgagccacagccgagcgcgccgcactgtcacgatgggcatgatctagctctgccgtcgaacagtgccctggaggccgcacccgcatcagctccgacccttaattcgaagccaactgcgccaatcgaggatgggtggttggacaccgcctcgggggctgcaatctttacgacgatcgagccgaacaccagccctattctctacgaagcccatgactccaaggagccgaacTCCTCTCCAGAATCCGAGCCCTccacgcccctaccgatcgaacccgattgggcgccgatcatggagttcaccgccgcggacatctttcagcactcgcctttcagcgatattcttaattcactaaagtctctctctttatcaggagagccctggccagactatggtcagcgaagttgggaggcggatgatgaagaaattcaaagcccacccaccacccacttcgtaaccactgtcgatgatttaaccgacatgctcgacttcgactccgaagacattgacggtatggacaccgatgcaggagacaatcaagaaccagtgcctatagggcactggaaagccacctcgtcgtatgatatatacatggtggacaccccaaaagaaggcaatggcggtggaacagcggaggatgacccctccaagaagcagcctaagcgccggcgtcagcggcgccgctctaaatcccgcgaaagcaaaaacggtgatttcggcacgggagataataacaccccggacagtgccgaagacaaccacctccagcaagattcagcacaggagaatggagaggccagccctcatgagagagcggcagacagagaggtcgaggacgataattatatgcctccctccgaagacgaggcaagcctcgacgacaatgaatttgtcgtgccggaggatcctgtcgaacaagagcgtttcaaacacaggcttatggccacggcgagcagcctcaagaaaaaacagcaacagcttagagctgatcaagatttgctagccggcagatggactgaagtccttgcggccgaagagtatgaactcgaacgcccctccaagagctacccaaagcgcaggttgctaccacGATTAGAGGAGGAaacacctaaacctacatcaccagcgcatgatgcggccgaccggccaccccgtggccgcgacagagaggcctctcggcccttcactcaagccgcaccccgacgccgctcaaaaaataccaaggcacaggaaaatgcgccagacctgcgagatatattggaggacaaggaaaggcaaacaagatcgatctacggatcgcgtgggcgccccacggcacgagacggtaattgtcactccggatacagtaaatccggccgggccgaacatagtagacaaagctcgtttgagctgcgtcgtgatatagcccaatacagaggcgccgcacacccactatgcttcacagatgaagtaatggatcatcaaatccccgagggtttcaaacccgtgaacatcgaatcatacgatggcacaacagatcctgcggtatggatcgaggactatctccttcatatctacatggcccgcggtgatgacctacacgccatcaaatacctcccactcaagcttaaaggaccagctcggcattgtctgaacagcttgctagcagaatcaattggttgttgggaggacctggaaaccgcattcctcgacaatttccagggcacttatgtgcgaccaccagacgccgatgaccttagccacataattcagcagccagaggaatcggccagacaattctggacacggttcctaaccaagaaaaatcaaatcgtcgactgtccggacacagagtgttggaaatatgccctagaggcaataataaattgattattattatatttccttgttcacgataatcgtttattatccatgctagaattgtattgataggaaactcagatacatgtgtggatacatagacaacaccatgtccctagtaagcctctagttgactaactcgttgatcaatagatggttacggtttcctgaccatggacattggatgtcgttgataacgggatcacatcattaggagaatgatgtgatggacaagaccaaaacctaagcctagcacaagatcatgtagttcgtatgctaaagcttttctaatgtcaagtatcatttccttagaccatgagattgtgcaactcccggataccgtaagaatgctttgggtgtgccaaacgtcacaacgtaactgggtggctataaaggtacactacaggtatctccgaaagtgtctgttgggttggcacgaatcgagactgggatttgtcactccgtgtaaatggagaggtatctctaggcccactcggtaggacatcataataatgtgcacaatgtgatcaaggagttgatcacgggatgatgtgttatggaacgagtaaagagacttgccggtaacgagattgaacaaggtatcgggataccgacgatcgaatctcgggcaagtattgtaccgctagacaaagggaattgtatacgggattgattaagtccttgacatcgtggttcatccgatgagatcatcgtggaacatgtgggagccaacatgggtatccagatcccgctgttggttattgaccggagagttatctcggtcatgtctgcatggttcccgaacccgtagggtctacacacttaaggttcgatgacgctagagttatagggaatagatatacgtggttaccgaatgttgttcggagtcccggatgagatcccggacgtcacgaggagtcccggaatggtccggaggtaaagatttatatatgggaagtcctgttttggtaaccggaaaagtttcgggttttaccggtaacgtaccgggaccaccgggagggtcccgggggtccaccaagtggggccacaagccccggagggctgcaagggccaagtgtgggaggggaacagccccaggtgggctggtgcacccccccacaagggcccaaggcgcctaaggggaggaggggggcaaaccctaagggcagatgggccttagggcccatgcctggtgcgcctccctctcccctccacctggccgccacccagatgggatctgggggctgccgccacccctagggagggaaccctaggtgggggcgcagcccctccctccccctatatatacttgaggtttgggctgcccaagacacacgagttcctctccttcttggtgcagccctacccctctccctcctcgtctcttgcggtgcttggcgaagccctgctggagtaccacgctcctccaccaccaccacaccgttgtgctgctactggatggagtcttcctcaacctctccctctctccttgctggatcaaggcatgggagacgtcaccgggctgtacgtgtgttgaacgcggaggtgccgtccgttcggcactaggatctccggtgatttggatcacgatgagtacgactccttcaaccccgttctcttgaacgcttccgcttagcgatctacaagggtatgtagttgcactctccttcccctcgttgctggtttctccatagatagatcttggtgacacgtaggaaatttttggatttctgctacgttccccaacagtggcatcatgagctaggtctatgcgtagttctatgcacgagtagaacacaaagtagttgtgggcgttgattttgttcaatatgcttaccgttactagtccaatcttgtttcgacggtattgtgggatgaagcggcccggaccgaccttacacgtactcttacgtgagactggttccaccgactgacatgcactagttgcataaggtggctagcgggtgtctgtctctcccactttagtcggaacggattcgatgaaaagggtcctt from Triticum aestivum cultivar Chinese Spring chromosome 4A, IWGSC CS RefSeq v2.1, whole genome shotgun sequence harbors:
- the LOC123086957 gene encoding E3 ubiquitin-protein ligase SRFP1, which produces MDMEMELDAARHGFAKMGFGCKHYRRRCRIRAPCCNDVFHCRHCHNDSTKDGHELDRHAVESVICLVCDTEQPVAQVCSNCGVCMGEYFCRACKFFDDDVDKEQYHCKDCGICRVGGKDNFFHCHKCGSCYSVTLRDKHVCIEDSMKNNCPICYEYLFDSLREASVLRCGHTMHLQCFHEMLKHDKFTCPMCSVSIFDMEKFLRALDAEIEAKFLHMGKGWIVCNHCWDTTRVYPGMTGQRKCCHCQSYNTCRVAPSVLPA